Proteins co-encoded in one Flavivirga eckloniae genomic window:
- a CDS encoding DNA topoisomerase IV subunit B, translating to MAAQSNYTEDNIRSLDWKEHIRMRPGMYIGKLGDGSSPDDGIYILLKEVLDNSIDEFVMGAGKTIEISIQGTKVTVRDYGRGIPLGKVVDVVSKMNTGGKYDSKAFKKSVGLNGVGTKAVNALSSFFRVESTRDSKSASAEFEKGSLINKDLLEDTSRRKGTKVSFIPDETIFKNYKFRSEYIVKMLKNYVYLNPGLTIVYNGEKYFSENGLKDLLSENINESDRLYPIIHLRGDDIEVALTHSKTQYSEEYHSFVNGQNTTQGGTHLNAFREALVKTIREFYGKNYDASDIRKSVVSAIAIKVMEPVFESQTKTKLGSTDMGGDLPTVRTYINDFVKTHLDNFLHKNQDTAEAVQRKILQAERERKELSGIRKLAKDRAKKASLHNKKLRDCRVHFGDTKNERNLETTLFITEGDSASGSITKSRDVNTQAVFSLKGKPLNCYGLSKKIVYENEEFNLLQAALNIEESLEDLRYNNVVIATDADVDGMHIRLLLITFFLQFFPEVIKEGHLYILQTPLFRVRNKKETIYCYTDEERVNAIHKLKPKPEITRFKGLGEISPDEFKHFIGDDIRLDPIMLDDNMSIEELLSFYMGKNTPTRQEFIIDNLKVELDLIEEEA from the coding sequence ATGGCTGCACAATCTAATTATACCGAAGATAATATACGTTCACTCGACTGGAAAGAACATATCCGTATGCGTCCTGGGATGTACATTGGTAAGTTGGGAGATGGATCGTCTCCAGATGATGGTATTTACATCTTGTTAAAAGAGGTTTTAGATAACTCTATTGATGAGTTCGTCATGGGGGCTGGAAAAACCATTGAGATATCTATACAAGGGACTAAGGTTACCGTTCGCGATTACGGACGTGGTATTCCTTTGGGTAAGGTGGTAGATGTGGTTTCTAAAATGAATACGGGAGGAAAGTACGACTCTAAGGCATTTAAAAAATCGGTAGGATTAAATGGGGTCGGTACAAAAGCTGTAAATGCCCTGTCTTCATTCTTTAGGGTAGAATCTACTCGCGATAGTAAATCGGCTTCAGCAGAATTCGAGAAAGGCTCTTTAATCAATAAAGATTTATTAGAGGATACGTCGAGAAGAAAAGGAACCAAGGTATCCTTTATTCCAGATGAAACGATTTTCAAAAACTATAAGTTTAGAAGTGAGTACATCGTTAAAATGTTAAAAAACTATGTGTACTTAAATCCAGGTTTAACCATAGTTTACAACGGCGAAAAGTATTTTAGTGAAAACGGATTAAAGGATTTATTAAGCGAAAATATTAATGAATCAGATAGATTATATCCAATTATTCACTTAAGAGGTGACGATATTGAAGTTGCTTTAACACATAGTAAAACTCAATATAGCGAAGAATATCATTCGTTTGTAAACGGACAAAATACCACTCAGGGAGGTACGCACTTAAATGCTTTTAGAGAAGCATTGGTTAAAACCATACGTGAGTTTTATGGTAAAAACTATGATGCTTCTGATATTAGAAAATCAGTAGTAAGTGCCATAGCTATTAAAGTTATGGAACCTGTCTTTGAAAGTCAGACCAAAACAAAATTAGGTTCTACCGATATGGGAGGCGATTTGCCTACCGTAAGAACCTATATAAATGATTTTGTAAAAACGCATTTAGATAATTTCCTGCATAAAAATCAAGATACGGCAGAAGCTGTTCAGCGCAAGATATTACAAGCAGAAAGAGAGCGTAAAGAACTTTCCGGTATTAGAAAATTAGCTAAAGACCGTGCTAAAAAAGCAAGTCTTCATAATAAAAAATTACGTGATTGTAGAGTTCATTTTGGAGATACTAAAAACGAACGTAATTTAGAAACAACACTTTTTATTACCGAGGGAGATTCGGCATCTGGAAGTATTACCAAATCCCGCGATGTTAATACACAAGCCGTTTTTAGTTTAAAAGGAAAACCGCTAAACTGTTACGGATTAAGTAAGAAAATTGTTTACGAAAACGAAGAGTTTAATCTGTTACAGGCAGCTTTAAATATAGAAGAATCCTTAGAGGATCTACGTTACAACAATGTTGTAATTGCGACTGATGCCGATGTAGATGGGATGCATATTCGATTGTTGTTAATTACATTTTTCCTTCAGTTTTTTCCTGAAGTTATAAAAGAAGGGCATTTATATATCTTACAAACGCCTTTGTTCCGTGTAAGGAATAAAAAAGAAACCATTTATTGCTATACAGACGAAGAGCGCGTAAATGCCATTCATAAATTAAAACCAAAACCAGAAATAACCCGATTTAAAGGATTGGGTGAAATATCGCCGGATGAGTTTAAGCATTTTATTGGCGACGATATTCGATTAGATCCTATCATGTTGGATGATAATATGTCTATTGAAGAATTACTCTCTTTCTATATGGGTAAAAATACACCAACACGACAAGAGTTTATTATAGACAATTTAAAAGTTGAACTGGACTTAATTGAAGAAGAAGCATAG
- a CDS encoding DMT family transporter, translating into MQTTRTFVYGVLIGILGIVLFSSKAVMVKLAYRYHVDPISILLLRMLFSFPFYVVIAYLYRNENSGLVVRKKDYAWVVFFGVIGYYLASYFDFLGLTYIKASLERIILFLYPTMVILLNRFFLKQPITKIQAGAIALTYLGIVIAFWDEVAISGNDTYIGGVLILLSAATYASYLVGSGWLIPKFGVMKFTAYAMIVSCTCVFVHYSIVNHVDLFNFSWQVYLLGFLIAVFATVIPSFLVSASIKMISSSNFAIVAGIGPISTIILAAVFLNEILTLLQLFGALVVIVGILLISLKKRDANA; encoded by the coding sequence ATGCAAACAACAAGGACTTTTGTTTATGGTGTGCTTATAGGGATTCTGGGTATAGTGCTGTTTTCCTCTAAAGCTGTAATGGTTAAATTGGCTTATCGGTATCATGTAGATCCTATTAGTATTTTACTGCTTAGGATGTTGTTTTCTTTTCCGTTTTACGTAGTTATAGCTTATTTGTATCGAAATGAGAATAGCGGACTTGTCGTTAGGAAAAAAGATTATGCCTGGGTTGTTTTCTTTGGGGTTATTGGGTATTATTTGGCGAGTTATTTCGATTTTCTAGGGCTTACTTATATAAAAGCCAGTTTAGAGCGTATCATACTGTTTTTGTACCCGACTATGGTCATTCTTTTAAACAGGTTCTTTTTAAAACAGCCAATAACCAAAATTCAGGCTGGTGCTATTGCTTTAACCTATTTGGGTATCGTTATTGCTTTTTGGGATGAGGTTGCCATATCTGGAAACGACACTTACATAGGAGGTGTTCTAATTTTGCTAAGTGCAGCCACTTATGCGTCTTATCTGGTTGGTAGTGGCTGGTTGATTCCAAAGTTCGGGGTTATGAAATTTACGGCCTATGCCATGATTGTTTCGTGTACCTGCGTGTTTGTGCATTATAGTATCGTCAATCATGTCGATTTATTTAATTTTTCATGGCAGGTCTATTTACTCGGATTTTTAATTGCTGTTTTTGCAACCGTAATTCCGTCGTTTTTGGTATCGGCTTCTATAAAAATGATCAGTTCGTCGAATTTTGCGATTGTAGCCGGAATCGGACCAATTTCTACGATTATTTTAGCCGCAGTTTTCTTAAACGAAATCCTAACGTTATTACAACTTTTTGGAGCTCTGGTCGTTATTGTAGGCATATTGCTAATCTCTTTAAAGAAGCGGGACGCGAATGCATAA